A DNA window from Anastrepha obliqua isolate idAnaObli1 chromosome 5, idAnaObli1_1.0, whole genome shotgun sequence contains the following coding sequences:
- the LOC129249005 gene encoding uncharacterized protein LOC129249005: protein MCHVNAPLRLLSVVQLLVGLLCIAPCAAIIDAESCWNDSQQCLIHATLHRADEPPRSTGLTVEIDCQTKVELPPASQHSNAPSTLLRRLEYAESLLLDGCHTPLGVETYGMEYLPNCDTVPQVFMERFHADTLQPFQCPGANNSDMQVEILRYSNNELATIGTQTFANLPQLRELHFTGNALRHIAPSAFDTLRVVERIHIAHEPLLALKDGDLFERTGVAELQLVQLKHITADLFAHLPETLRQIYVARTTFDDDAVVVSNPQLLRNISINGCTLKSFALLESAQTTSVRYINLSGNALVDFRVDFLSGNSNTTIAAVETLDLSENELAQLPLSWLSGLRKLRHLLLRGNQLKMLSLADLMATLPILTSLDLRANQFQTLHDASAASALSWEQVRIKIDRNPWNCVWLLEFSHTHPEKFRVFQYEKYISQINVNGLKCMPKEVVVLPDKVTKNNAKHASVTNVTSRVGGIQAQGQLSGTVNASTFKLIYGGPWEYKRSQRAEALIIVFMLPVGVAVLFLLLYMWINCQKVFHLSYYRSFKWPQRNIGGRFTSAERFDVVRQLPPTPTCALNGNTNNNEGYETPLSGVESVCNCNNIGTATYANEKCRKLHHITYEELPSERPYKIYEEIIGDDASDNETYAQPFYDHLSFTQPAKSDVTETV from the coding sequence atgtgTCATGTCAACGCACCTTTGAGACTGCTGAGTGTGGTCCAGCTGCTTGTGGGTTTGCTATGCATAGCACCATGCGCCGCCATAATAGACGCGGAGAGCTGCTGGAATGACAGTCAGCAATGCCTTATACATGCCACACTACATCGAGCGGATGAGCCGCCGCGTTCCACTGGGCTGACAGTGGAAATCGACTGTCAAACAAAAGTTGAGCTGCCACCGGCTAGCCAGCATAGTAATGCTCCTTCAACGCTATTGCGACGCCTCGAATATGCGGAAAGTTTACTGCTCGATGGCTGTCACACGCCGTTGGGCGTTGAAACGTATGGCATGGAATATCTGCCTAACTGTGACACCGTACCCCAAGTGTTTATGGAGCGTTTTCACGCGGACACATTGCAGCCATTCCAGTGTCCAGGCGCCAACAACAGCGATATGCAGGTAGAAATTCTGCGCTATAGCAACAATGAATTGGCCACCATAGGCACGCAGACGTTCGCGAATCTACCGCAATTACGTGAATTGCACTTTACGGGCAACGCGCTGCGTCACATTGCGCCTTCGGCCTTTGATACGCTGCGCGTCGTGGAACGCATACACATCGCGCACGAACCGCTGTTGGCGCTCAAGGACGGTGATTTGTTCGAGCGCACCGGCGTTGCTGAATTGCAGTTGGTGCAGTTGAAGCACATCACCGCCGACCTATTCGCCCATCTGCCTGAGACGTTGCGGCAAATATACGTCGCACGCACAACCTTCGACGATGACGCCGTGGTGGTGAGTAACCCACAGCTGCTGCGCAATATATCAATCAACGGCTGCACCTTGAAATCGTTCGCGTTGCTCGAGTCCGCACAAACTACAAGCGTGCGATATATAAATTTGAGTGGCAATGCGTTGGTTGACTTTCGTGTGGATTTTCTCAGCGGCAACAGCAATACAACCATTGCGGCGGTGGAAACGCTTGATTTGAGCGAGAATGAATTGGCGCAACTGCCGCTGTCATGGCTGAGTGGACTCAGAAAACTGCGCCATTTACTATTGCGTGGCAATCAGCTGAAGATGCTCTCTCTGGCGGATTTGATGGCTACTCTGCCGATATTGACGTCATTGGATTTGCGCGCCAATCAATTTCAGACGTTACACGATGCGTCAGCTGCATCTGCGTTGAGTTGGGAGCAAGTGCGCATAAAAATCGATCGGAATCCGTGGAACTGCGTGTGGCTGCTCGAATTTTCCCACACGCACCCAGAAAAGTTTCGCGTTTTTCAGTATGAGAAATACATATCGCAAATCAATGTGAATGGGTTGAAATGCATGCCAAAAGAAGTGGTAGTGTTGCCCGATAAAGTTACTAAGAATAATGCGAAACATGCGAGCGTTACAAACGTGACGTCGCGTGTGGGCGGCATTCAAGCGCAGGGACAGCTTAGTGGCACGGTCAATGCTTCTACATTTAAGCTAATCTATGGCGGCCCATGGGAATACAAACGCAGTCAACGTGCGGAGGCTTTGATAATTGTATTCATGCTGCCGGTGGGCGTGGCAGTGCTGTTTCTGTTGCTCTACATGTGGATCAACTGTCAGAAGGTATTCCATTTGTCCTATTATCGCTCGTTTAAGTGGCCACAACGCAACATTGGTGGACGTTTTACCAGCGCCGAGCGTTTCGATGTAGTGCGTCAGCTACCACCTACACCAACCTGTGCGCTTAATGGCAATACCAATAACAATGAAGGCTATGAAACACCGCTGAGTGGCGTCGAATCTGTGTGCAACTGCAACAATATTGGCACGGCGACATATGCGAATGAGAAGTGCCGCAAACTACATCACATCACCTACGAAGAATTGCCATCCGAGCGGCCGTACAAAATCTATGAGGAGATAATTGGCGATGATGCGTCGGACAACGAGACGTATGCGCAACCTTTTTACGATCATTTATCGTTCACGCAGCCAGCAAAAAGTGATGTGACTGAAACCGTCTGA